The Vibrio agarivorans genome window below encodes:
- a CDS encoding DUF3316 domain-containing protein, with protein sequence MEMKTLYQVLLISVLSGSAYANARYATQVSSDVILGQEHSTQEEALQEGKTLESQLLSQTSYELSKSQRTRVVTVNNRSFEVTKSDVKVLSQFDEKGNKVFKPEVSYKYQYDYRDYN encoded by the coding sequence ATGGAAATGAAGACCCTTTACCAAGTCCTATTGATTAGTGTGCTCTCTGGAAGTGCCTATGCTAACGCGCGATATGCCACGCAGGTGAGTTCCGATGTCATTTTAGGTCAAGAACATAGCACGCAAGAAGAGGCTTTACAGGAAGGCAAGACGCTGGAGTCACAGTTACTAAGTCAAACCTCATATGAGTTGAGTAAGTCACAAAGAACAAGGGTGGTGACTGTCAATAATCGTTCGTTCGAGGTGACGAAATCTGACGTTAAGGTTCTGTCACAGTTTGACGAAAAGGGAAATAAAGTGTTCAAACCAGAAGTCAGTTATAAGTATCAATACGATTATCGCGACTACAATTAG
- a CDS encoding chromosome partitioning protein ParA — translation MVSIGGLPPSSIPNNRRVGKAKNNKQVQKSQGKTAVGQPSKVANAVSHSIRDINESDLHRARIQYDLPEGRGRKAMQEYMDVMNQARREELSQMLGVDVYI, via the coding sequence ATGGTTTCCATTGGTGGATTACCCCCTTCGTCGATACCCAATAATCGACGTGTAGGTAAGGCAAAGAACAACAAGCAAGTTCAAAAGTCTCAAGGTAAGACGGCGGTTGGTCAACCAAGTAAAGTTGCCAATGCGGTCTCTCATTCTATTCGTGACATCAACGAATCTGATCTTCACCGTGCACGTATCCAATATGACTTGCCGGAAGGACGTGGACGAAAGGCAATGCAAGAGTATATGGATGTGATGAACCAAGCTCGTCGCGAAGAGTTGTCGCAAATGTTGGGTGTCGACGTGTACATCTGA
- a CDS encoding heme-binding beta-barrel domain-containing protein, giving the protein MKTKTLIAASLSALITLPALADHTVIDGLDFGPLAKLVGTWQSVDAGGVDISPGQEGSDVGKGGPAVTPFYETITFEVAADAVNASDQMLVALYYKQEVFRKADDSKFHDQRGYFIYDAKNQIVYNSYCVPRTTCVTAEGPAGNDMTLVASGRGIAESNYMTENASTTSFTMNIKFDEETLTYTQSTGLDIYGNQFAHTDSSTLKKVK; this is encoded by the coding sequence ATGAAAACGAAAACTCTAATCGCAGCTTCTTTGTCTGCACTAATCACTCTTCCAGCACTCGCCGATCACACTGTGATTGATGGTCTTGATTTTGGCCCACTAGCGAAGCTAGTCGGCACATGGCAATCGGTTGACGCTGGTGGTGTCGACATTTCTCCAGGTCAAGAGGGGAGCGATGTTGGCAAAGGCGGTCCTGCAGTAACCCCTTTTTATGAAACGATCACCTTTGAAGTGGCTGCTGATGCGGTAAATGCAAGTGATCAGATGCTAGTTGCGTTATATTACAAACAAGAAGTATTCCGCAAAGCCGATGACAGCAAGTTCCATGACCAACGTGGTTACTTTATCTATGATGCTAAAAACCAAATCGTATATAACTCTTACTGTGTACCTCGTACTACCTGTGTTACAGCTGAAGGCCCTGCAGGGAACGACATGACACTAGTTGCTTCAGGACGTGGTATCGCGGAATCGAATTACATGACCGAAAACGCATCAACAACGTCATTTACGATGAACATTAAGTTCGATGAAGAGACGCTAACTTACACTCAAAGCACTGGTCTTGATATCTATGGCAATCAATTTGCCCACACTGATTCGAGCACTCTGAAAAAAGTGAAATAA
- a CDS encoding aromatic amino acid transport family protein translates to MTISTNTATAVNTSKFTYKDFTWCLSLFGTAVGAGVLFLPIRAGAGGFWTLAILALIAFPMTWFAHKSLARFVLSAKNPNADISETVEEHFGKTGANLITFAYFFAIYPIVLIYGVGITNTVDSFLVNQMGMESIPRPLLSGALIAMMTTGILFGKELMLKATSALVYPLVIILLALSFYLIPDWNTSMMSVSPDWSSMPSMIWLALPMIVFSFNHSPIISQFTKEQRLAHGDNAVKKTDAITGGAAVMLMGFVMFFVFSVVLSLSPEQLAEAQAQNISVLSYLANIHESPLISTLGPIVAFAAITSSYFGHFLGAQEGLVGLVKSRSSMPESKIEKGSILFIVLTTWAVAIINPDILGMIEELGAPMIAAILFLLPIYTMNKVPAMAKLKTSKAAQIFTAICGLAAVTSAINGIF, encoded by the coding sequence ATGACTATTTCTACTAATACAGCGACTGCTGTAAACACAAGTAAGTTCACTTACAAAGACTTCACATGGTGTCTATCACTATTCGGTACGGCAGTAGGTGCTGGTGTTCTTTTCTTACCAATCCGTGCTGGTGCAGGTGGTTTCTGGACTCTGGCTATTCTTGCATTGATCGCGTTCCCAATGACTTGGTTCGCACACAAATCTCTCGCTCGCTTCGTGCTTTCTGCAAAGAATCCAAACGCAGACATCAGTGAAACCGTTGAAGAGCACTTTGGTAAAACTGGCGCAAACCTCATCACTTTCGCTTACTTCTTTGCGATTTACCCTATCGTGCTTATCTACGGTGTTGGTATCACAAACACCGTGGATTCATTCCTAGTCAACCAGATGGGTATGGAATCGATTCCACGTCCCCTTCTTTCTGGTGCACTGATTGCAATGATGACTACGGGCATCTTATTCGGTAAAGAGCTGATGCTTAAAGCAACATCGGCATTAGTTTACCCACTGGTGATCATCCTGCTTGCTCTCTCTTTCTACCTAATCCCTGATTGGAACACATCAATGATGTCTGTTAGCCCAGACTGGAGCTCAATGCCTTCAATGATCTGGCTTGCGCTTCCAATGATCGTATTCTCATTCAACCACAGCCCAATCATCAGCCAGTTCACTAAAGAGCAGCGCCTTGCGCACGGTGACAACGCTGTTAAGAAGACAGATGCTATTACTGGCGGTGCTGCCGTAATGCTAATGGGCTTCGTTATGTTCTTTGTATTCTCTGTTGTACTTTCTCTATCTCCAGAGCAACTCGCAGAAGCACAAGCGCAAAACATCAGTGTTTTGTCTTACTTGGCGAATATCCACGAATCACCACTGATTTCAACCCTTGGCCCTATCGTTGCGTTTGCGGCGATCACTTCGAGCTACTTTGGTCACTTCCTAGGTGCTCAAGAAGGCCTAGTGGGTCTAGTGAAGTCTCGCTCTAGCATGCCAGAATCTAAAATCGAAAAAGGCTCAATTCTCTTCATCGTGCTAACAACTTGGGCTGTGGCTATCATCAATCCAGATATCTTGGGTATGATCGAGGAACTTGGCGCTCCAATGATCGCAGCGATTCTGTTCTTGCTACCTATCTACACAATGAACAAAGTGCCTGCGATGGCGAAGCTGAAAACTTCAAAAGCGGCACAAATCTTCACCGCCATCTGTGGTCTAGCAGCGGTAACATCTGCAATTAACGGTATTTTCTAA
- the tsaB gene encoding tRNA (adenosine(37)-N6)-threonylcarbamoyltransferase complex dimerization subunit type 1 TsaB translates to MSVKILAVDTATENCSVALLVGDKVYSRSEVAPRDHTKKILPMVDEVLKEADLALTDLDALAFGQGPGSFTGVRIGIGIAQGLGFGAELPMIGISTLKAMAQASYRVHGTEQVIAAIDARMSEVYLGQYQRLESGDWIAVVPECVIPPQEVNGLLDSSPLTWKTAGTGWDAYSEALSDLSLSLSKGDVLYPDAQDMVVLAKFELEQGNTVEAESASPVYLRDKVAWKKLPGRE, encoded by the coding sequence ATGAGCGTTAAAATATTGGCTGTCGACACAGCTACTGAGAACTGTTCGGTTGCCCTACTTGTGGGCGATAAAGTCTACAGTCGCAGCGAAGTTGCGCCAAGAGACCATACCAAGAAAATTCTGCCTATGGTCGATGAAGTATTGAAAGAGGCTGATCTAGCTCTAACGGACCTTGATGCATTGGCCTTTGGTCAAGGGCCTGGCAGCTTTACCGGTGTGCGAATTGGTATTGGTATTGCCCAAGGGTTAGGCTTTGGTGCGGAGCTACCGATGATCGGTATCTCCACCCTAAAAGCGATGGCGCAAGCTTCTTACCGCGTTCACGGAACAGAGCAAGTCATCGCAGCGATTGATGCTCGAATGAGCGAAGTTTACCTAGGTCAATATCAACGACTAGAAAGCGGTGATTGGATTGCGGTTGTACCAGAGTGTGTGATTCCACCACAAGAAGTCAATGGGCTGCTCGATTCGTCACCACTGACGTGGAAAACCGCAGGTACGGGCTGGGATGCTTACAGCGAGGCTTTGAGTGATTTGTCTTTGAGCTTATCAAAAGGCGACGTCTTGTATCCTGATGCGCAAGATATGGTTGTTTTGGCCAAATTTGAACTTGAGCAGGGTAATACGGTCGAAGCAGAAAGTGCTAGCCCAGTTTATCTGCGTGATAAGGTGGCTTGGAAAAAACTGCCAGGTCGTGAGTAG
- a CDS encoding CoA pyrophosphatase has translation MTITRQDLLTHFSLSPQRHYHPQSLGRLATMPIEQFRAAAVLIGFIERPVGLSVLLTKRAQHLRHHPGQISFPGGKQDPTDHSLLETAIRETEEEVGIPSSKITPIGTLPPLPTISQFNVTPILAFIDDNHQLTINRDEVAEVIEIPVVKLLDPSVLKTTTVTIKRTHHRLFGISYKNHFIWGVTGQILHNLALHLSFIDEQHI, from the coding sequence ATGACCATAACGCGCCAAGATCTATTGACGCACTTTAGCCTCTCTCCACAAAGACACTACCATCCTCAATCCCTTGGACGTTTAGCCACTATGCCTATCGAGCAGTTTCGTGCTGCAGCGGTACTCATCGGCTTTATTGAACGCCCTGTAGGTTTATCTGTGCTGTTAACTAAACGAGCGCAGCACCTTCGCCATCATCCTGGGCAAATAAGCTTCCCGGGAGGAAAACAAGATCCAACTGACCACTCCTTACTTGAAACGGCGATTCGAGAAACGGAAGAAGAGGTCGGTATCCCTTCATCAAAGATTACACCTATCGGAACGCTCCCCCCTCTCCCGACAATCAGTCAATTCAACGTAACGCCGATTTTGGCTTTTATCGATGACAATCATCAATTGACCATCAACCGCGATGAGGTCGCGGAAGTGATAGAAATTCCGGTGGTTAAATTACTCGATCCGAGTGTTCTCAAAACCACCACCGTCACCATTAAACGCACTCATCACCGCCTGTTTGGCATTAGCTACAAGAATCATTTCATTTGGGGTGTGACAGGACAAATACTGCATAACCTCGCCCTGCACCTGTCATTTATCGATGAGCAGCATATTTAA
- a CDS encoding L-serine ammonia-lyase produces MISVFDVYKIGVGPSSSHTVGPMKAGKEFVDDLRSMEKLQTITKITVDVYGSLSLTGKGHHTDIAIIMGLGGNSPESVDIDSIPSFIANVEATEKLALDHGSHTVDFPREGGMNFHTSNLSLHENGMQIHAWAGDELAYSKTYYSIGGGFIVDEENFGKTEENPIQVPYAFNSAETLVAQCKESGLSISGLVMHNERALNAEETIRTNYANIWQTMHECMERGMNTEGILPGPLRVPRRASALRQQLLTSEKTSTDPMAVVDWVNMFAFAVNEENAAGGRVVTAPTNGACGIIPAVLAYYDKFIQQVTEKDYTRYFAASGAIGSLYKMNASISGAEVGCQGEVGVACSMAAAGLAELMGGSPEQVCMAAEIAMEHNLGLTCDPVAGQVQVPCIERNGIAAVKAINSTRMALRRSSDPRVSLDKVIETMLETGKDMNAKYRETSQGGLAIKVIC; encoded by the coding sequence ATGATTAGTGTTTTCGATGTCTATAAAATTGGTGTTGGCCCTTCTAGCTCGCATACAGTAGGTCCAATGAAAGCGGGTAAAGAATTTGTTGATGATTTGCGCTCAATGGAGAAGCTGCAAACCATCACAAAAATTACCGTTGACGTTTATGGCTCATTATCACTGACAGGGAAAGGTCACCACACAGATATCGCTATCATTATGGGCTTAGGAGGAAACAGCCCTGAGAGCGTTGATATAGATTCTATTCCAAGCTTTATTGCCAATGTTGAGGCTACAGAGAAGCTTGCACTTGATCACGGTAGCCATACTGTTGATTTCCCTCGTGAAGGCGGTATGAATTTCCATACTTCAAACCTTTCTCTACACGAGAATGGTATGCAGATTCACGCATGGGCGGGTGATGAGTTAGCGTATTCTAAAACTTATTACTCTATCGGCGGTGGGTTCATCGTTGACGAAGAGAACTTTGGTAAGACAGAAGAAAACCCTATTCAAGTGCCTTACGCATTCAACTCAGCTGAAACACTGGTTGCTCAATGTAAAGAGAGCGGCCTGTCTATCAGTGGTTTGGTGATGCACAATGAACGCGCGCTAAACGCGGAAGAAACCATTCGCACTAACTACGCAAATATCTGGCAAACCATGCATGAGTGTATGGAGCGCGGTATGAACACCGAAGGTATTCTGCCGGGTCCACTTCGTGTGCCTCGCCGTGCCTCTGCACTTCGTCAGCAACTTCTGACGAGCGAGAAGACCAGTACAGATCCAATGGCAGTTGTCGATTGGGTCAACATGTTTGCGTTCGCTGTCAATGAAGAAAACGCTGCAGGTGGTCGCGTCGTAACGGCTCCAACCAATGGTGCGTGTGGCATCATCCCTGCGGTATTAGCTTACTATGACAAGTTCATTCAGCAGGTTACTGAAAAAGACTACACGCGTTACTTTGCTGCTTCTGGTGCTATCGGCTCTCTTTACAAGATGAACGCGTCTATTTCGGGTGCTGAAGTCGGATGCCAGGGTGAAGTGGGTGTGGCCTGCTCAATGGCGGCGGCCGGCCTAGCAGAGCTGATGGGTGGCAGCCCTGAGCAAGTGTGTATGGCAGCAGAAATCGCTATGGAGCACAACCTTGGCCTGACTTGTGACCCTGTTGCTGGTCAAGTTCAAGTCCCTTGTATCGAACGCAATGGCATCGCTGCGGTTAAGGCGATTAACTCTACGCGTATGGCACTGCGCCGTTCATCAGACCCTCGTGTATCGTTAGATAAAGTTATCGAGACGATGCTTGAAACGGGTAAAGATATGAACGCCAAATACCGTGAAACCTCTCAAGGTGGACTGGCAATTAAAGTGATTTGCTAG
- a CDS encoding fumarate hydratase, translating into MTVIKREDVISSVADALQYISYYHPLDFVQALEQAYHKEESQAAKDAIAQILINSRMSAEGHRPICQDTGIVTCFVNVGMGVQWDDTDMTVQQMVDEGVRQAYTNPDNPLRASVLMDPAGKRINTKDNTPAVVHINMVPGDKVEIQIAAKGGGSENKTKMVMLNPSDDIAEWVEKTLPTMGAGWCPPGMLGIGIGGTAEKAAVLAKESLMEHIDIQELIERGPQNAEEELRLDIFNRVNKLGIGAQGLGGLTTVVDVKIKTAPTHAASKPVCMIPNCAATRHVHFTLDGTGPADLQPPKLEDWPDITWEMGENTRRVNLDTITQEEAQDWKTGETLLLSGKMLTGRDAAHKRIQTMLDNGESLPEGVDLKGKFIYYVGPVDAVGDEAVGPAGPTTSTRMDKFTDMMLEETGIMGMIGKAERGPATVESIKKHKSVYLMAVGGAAYLVAKAIKKARVVAFEDLGMEAIYEFEVEDMPVTVAVDSSGANAHQIGPDTWKVKIAEAEA; encoded by the coding sequence ATGACGGTTATAAAAAGGGAAGACGTGATCAGCAGTGTCGCTGATGCACTTCAGTACATTTCTTACTATCATCCACTCGATTTCGTCCAAGCACTTGAGCAGGCTTACCATAAGGAAGAGAGCCAAGCTGCAAAAGATGCCATCGCACAAATTCTAATCAACTCTCGTATGTCTGCAGAAGGGCATCGACCGATCTGCCAAGATACCGGCATTGTCACCTGTTTTGTGAATGTGGGGATGGGTGTTCAATGGGATGACACCGATATGACGGTTCAACAAATGGTCGATGAGGGCGTTCGTCAAGCTTACACCAACCCAGATAATCCGCTGCGCGCTTCAGTCTTGATGGATCCAGCGGGCAAACGCATTAATACCAAAGACAACACCCCCGCAGTTGTTCACATCAATATGGTGCCGGGTGATAAGGTTGAAATTCAAATTGCGGCCAAAGGTGGCGGCAGTGAAAATAAAACCAAGATGGTCATGCTCAACCCTTCAGATGACATTGCTGAATGGGTAGAGAAGACGCTCCCAACAATGGGGGCGGGATGGTGTCCTCCTGGCATGCTCGGTATTGGTATCGGTGGCACAGCAGAAAAAGCCGCAGTTTTAGCCAAAGAATCGCTAATGGAGCACATCGACATTCAAGAGTTGATTGAACGTGGTCCACAAAATGCCGAAGAAGAGCTACGTCTTGATATCTTCAACCGAGTAAACAAACTGGGTATTGGCGCACAGGGCCTCGGCGGTTTAACCACAGTCGTGGATGTCAAAATAAAAACAGCACCGACGCATGCCGCATCAAAACCTGTGTGTATGATTCCAAACTGTGCGGCAACGCGTCATGTACACTTTACGCTAGATGGCACAGGCCCTGCGGATCTACAGCCACCTAAACTGGAAGACTGGCCAGATATTACGTGGGAAATGGGCGAAAACACACGCCGTGTGAACCTTGATACAATCACTCAAGAAGAAGCTCAAGATTGGAAAACAGGCGAAACGCTATTGCTGAGCGGTAAGATGCTAACGGGTCGTGATGCGGCTCATAAGCGCATTCAAACCATGCTCGATAATGGTGAAAGCTTACCTGAAGGCGTTGACCTTAAAGGTAAGTTTATCTATTACGTTGGCCCTGTTGATGCGGTAGGAGATGAAGCGGTTGGCCCGGCCGGTCCGACGACTTCCACGCGTATGGATAAGTTCACCGACATGATGCTTGAAGAAACCGGCATTATGGGGATGATTGGTAAAGCAGAGCGTGGCCCGGCAACTGTTGAGTCGATTAAGAAGCATAAGTCAGTTTATCTGATGGCGGTTGGCGGTGCGGCTTACTTAGTGGCAAAAGCGATTAAGAAAGCGCGTGTTGTTGCATTTGAAGATTTGGGTATGGAAGCGATTTATGAGTTTGAAGTCGAAGATATGCCAGTGACCGTCGCGGTGGACTCAAGTGGTGCTAATGCCCACCAAATCGGGCCAGATACTTGGAAAGTGAAAATTGCCGAGGCAGAGGCTTAG
- the pabB gene encoding aminodeoxychorismate synthase component 1 — translation MPLTRVEPNILPLEYQPTLACDYFSRVEHLPWAMLLRSASKDHVDSRFDILVAEPVVTITTVGNESTVTTPDEKTHSSEDPFALIQALSEQYLPTIESDSELPFLGGSLGYFSYDLGRRVENMPELATKDLTTPDMAIGLYDWAMIVDHQQQAAYMVADNPRKKLQWLTEQHSPQSKTFALTSDWQANMSQQDYADKFAAIHDYLLSGDCYQINLAQRWKAQYQGSEWQAYQKLEQVNGAPFSAFIRLEESAILSISPERFIQLKQELIETKPIKGTRPRFESTEQDKQSANELASAEKDQAENLMIVDLLRNDIGRVAKPGSVHVPKLFDIESFPAVHHLVSTVRAELDAQYSPSELLRACFPGGSITGAPKVRAMEIIEELEPHRRSAYCGSIGYISRHGQMDTSITIRTLVAENGALHAWAGGGIVADSVCESEYQETFDKVSKILPVL, via the coding sequence ATGCCTTTAACTCGCGTTGAACCAAATATTCTTCCACTTGAGTATCAGCCAACACTGGCCTGTGACTACTTTTCACGCGTAGAGCATCTGCCATGGGCGATGTTGCTGCGCTCTGCGTCTAAAGATCATGTTGATAGTCGATTCGATATTCTGGTGGCAGAGCCTGTTGTGACAATAACGACCGTCGGTAATGAGAGCACTGTAACGACACCTGACGAAAAAACACATTCTAGTGAAGACCCATTTGCGCTGATTCAAGCGCTTTCTGAACAATACCTTCCCACTATCGAAAGTGATAGTGAGTTACCGTTTCTTGGCGGATCGCTTGGCTACTTTAGTTATGACTTAGGTCGTCGAGTAGAGAACATGCCCGAGCTCGCCACAAAAGATCTCACAACACCTGACATGGCGATTGGTTTGTATGACTGGGCAATGATTGTTGACCACCAGCAGCAGGCGGCCTATATGGTGGCAGATAACCCACGCAAGAAACTACAGTGGCTTACTGAGCAGCACAGCCCACAATCTAAGACATTCGCTTTAACCTCTGATTGGCAGGCTAATATGTCACAACAAGACTATGCCGATAAATTTGCTGCCATCCATGACTATCTTTTGTCGGGCGACTGCTATCAAATCAATTTAGCTCAGCGCTGGAAAGCGCAATATCAGGGTAGCGAGTGGCAAGCTTATCAAAAACTTGAGCAAGTTAATGGTGCGCCTTTTTCGGCTTTTATTCGCCTAGAAGAGAGTGCGATTCTGAGTATCTCTCCTGAGAGATTTATTCAGCTTAAACAAGAGCTCATCGAAACGAAGCCGATCAAGGGAACCCGCCCACGCTTCGAATCAACTGAGCAAGACAAACAGTCGGCTAATGAACTGGCCAGCGCAGAAAAAGATCAGGCAGAAAACCTGATGATTGTCGATCTATTGCGAAACGATATTGGCCGAGTAGCCAAACCTGGTAGTGTCCATGTGCCGAAGCTGTTTGATATTGAGAGCTTTCCAGCTGTACATCACCTCGTTAGCACAGTCAGAGCAGAGCTCGATGCACAATATAGCCCTAGTGAGCTTTTGCGCGCCTGCTTCCCTGGCGGCTCAATTACTGGTGCTCCTAAGGTCAGAGCAATGGAGATTATTGAAGAGCTTGAACCTCACAGACGCAGTGCCTATTGCGGAAGTATCGGCTATATAAGCCGTCATGGTCAGATGGACACCAGTATCACCATCAGAACACTGGTGGCAGAAAATGGTGCTTTACATGCGTGGGCAGGCGGCGGCATCGTAGCAGACAGTGTGTGTGAGAGTGAATATCAAGAAACCTTCGATAAGGTCAGCAAAATTCTGCCTGTACTATAG
- a CDS encoding alpha/beta fold hydrolase — translation MSFRLSECHINKKVQLEWGSLAYRDYQPAQADLNTPTVVFLHGWLDNAASFDSTIVELIKLLPNIRCIAVDLAGHGWSDHKSLGQYYGFHEYLDDFSQLLSKLSANRCLIVGHSLGALLASCYSSAFPEHVMGLVQIEGLLPIAENPDNHATRIRQAVISRQRIRQKSQKSMDSFASAIAKRTRANQLTPEQITPIVARGTVEHEGRWFWRHDRRLLAESIYRMSPEHAQAIVEQVQCPWILILGSQGYPTLKSQWKSYLDADKVVTINGGHHCHLEQPQQVATIISGLVNKI, via the coding sequence GTGTCGTTTCGTCTATCTGAGTGTCACATCAACAAAAAAGTGCAGTTGGAGTGGGGCAGCCTTGCCTATCGAGACTATCAACCTGCTCAAGCTGATCTAAATACGCCGACAGTGGTGTTTCTGCATGGCTGGCTAGATAATGCCGCCAGCTTTGATTCTACAATTGTCGAACTGATTAAATTACTACCGAATATACGGTGTATTGCGGTTGATTTAGCCGGTCACGGCTGGTCGGACCATAAATCATTAGGTCAATACTACGGATTTCATGAATACTTAGACGACTTTTCGCAACTATTGTCTAAGTTATCAGCAAATAGGTGTTTGATAGTAGGGCATTCTCTTGGTGCTTTGCTAGCAAGTTGCTATAGTTCCGCCTTTCCTGAGCATGTGATGGGTCTGGTGCAAATTGAAGGCTTATTACCGATAGCCGAAAATCCAGATAATCATGCTACTCGCATTCGACAAGCAGTGATCAGTCGACAGCGGATTCGGCAGAAGTCGCAAAAGAGCATGGACAGTTTTGCGAGTGCGATAGCTAAACGCACTCGCGCTAATCAACTGACACCGGAGCAGATAACGCCCATCGTTGCGCGAGGGACAGTCGAGCACGAAGGACGTTGGTTTTGGCGTCATGATCGCCGCTTATTGGCGGAATCAATTTATCGCATGTCGCCCGAGCACGCACAGGCAATCGTAGAGCAAGTTCAGTGTCCGTGGATATTGATTTTAGGAAGTCAGGGTTATCCAACACTCAAATCTCAATGGAAGAGCTATCTTGATGCAGACAAGGTAGTGACAATCAATGGCGGGCACCATTGTCATTTAGAGCAACCTCAACAGGTTGCAACCATAATTAGTGGCTTAGTTAACAAAATTTAA